The stretch of DNA AATTTTTTCTATCTACTTCATTCTGATCTGTCAATACGTTCCTGATTTTGTCTGGAGTGTTGACTGCATGTACAAGGAGTAAACGATAATTTAccctttttcaaattcattgattattttatgtttaaattTGAAACTGAATTGAATAAGAATAATATAATTAGGTTCACATTAACatcttaatatatttaaatataaaatatttataaattttttagtcaTTAAATTTGGTCTAATGGTAAGAAATTTTGGTAATATAAATGAAATTCtaagttgaattttttattcctttataaaccaaacaaatatttgtaatttttataatataaataaaatttaatatttaaaaaatttaatgcacAAGTTTTAATTTACGATAGGAAAATATGTTCATATTTGTCTTTTTAACTTACTCCTATGtctttaaaattgattttagcgTGTAGTGATTACTTTTGGttccaaaaaaaagaaagggatGAAACGATATGAACGTAGGGTCTGTTGACACTTGACACCAAAACGGTGGACACcgtcaattatttgttttttgtttttttttttttttgaaacagtcTATTCATTCATATATCTCCGTCTTCTAGTTCTAACCTCAAGTTCTAACGGTAACATGTCCAATAACAATAGATTTCATCTCTCTatctttcttttcctttttattttctatcCTATTCTATAAAAATAGCCTAGGACCTACCTTGTCCTATTCATCTTTTTGGTTCTAATTACAATAACTTTTTCATAACCATAATTAAATTTCTCACCTTTCTCTCTTCCCAAagatgataaatttatttttacccTTTTCCCTACTTTGTTACACCcttttttaagtactagtagcAGTAGTAAATAAATCCTTTTAACCCATACTAGTAGCTCTTCTTATATATGGGCCCTcctaattgttttcttttaacTTTGATTAAAGGGAAAGCGAGAATAATAACTCATCATTGGTTTTACCGCAATCTGAAACAAAAATTAAGACAATAAATACCGCATCAGACGGTGATAAACAgacaacttcaatttttttattgaccgAAGACACCACTACAATTAACAGCAGCTATGCCTAATTGCCTATATGAATAACTTAAACGggaaatgttaacatgtgcaccaaaatacatattaaggaagcaaaaatagaaagtattaaatgttaagcattaaattttaactttttaagcattaaatttttgtatcattaaaagttaaatttctactccctccggtcctttttataaggaacactttgaaaaaattacacagaccaagaaagcacatttaacatagttattttcatttaatactcttacaaatttaaatttattccatgtatacccttatttaattactctttattcaactaacttacttatttttaaattccctctcataataaataagggcataagtgaaattgatcatttaaaacatttgaaaattggtcaaagtttcttataaaaaggaccaaattttttttccaaagtgttccttataaaaaggaccggagggagtatattaaaataccttaacatgtggatgcacatgttaacaacaccCATAACTTAAAAGGGAAATGTTTTTAGTGATGCTAATTACgtatccgtcccaaaatataaaaagaaatttgttacaaaaattaatgtatttgaataaaaatattaattaaatatatcaattttagttggttaatttttttttatattttgaaacagAAGTAGTACTAAGTAATAAGtagtcaaagaaaaaaaaaataaacaaaaatatttatgtaaagaataatttttataacttcaaaatattaaatacgcaacttttaaaatatgttaattttcttttttatttttttaaccaatgccTTAAAGTCATTAGTGGGCATTTTTCAATATTTGTTTATGCTAACAAGTGATTTTAGTGTACTTGTTGAAAAATCATAAAAGTAAATttggttttcaaaatataagttaAATGTGTGTTAAGAAATTTGGAGTAGTACACACtttttaagtaaaaatttattactttaatttcttttattttcttctttgttttataAAGAGAAATATGTTTTGGAAATGCCAAAAAGCGTCATAGAacatgtaatttattattttaattgattttaatttcttctttgatgtcagaactgacccatAAACTAATTTATGCGGTCCAATGAGTCAAATACTAGTGgtgataacaaaaataaaaattttaaattttgcaggagaaatttttataatatacttttttttatgcgaaaaataattcaaaatttcaaaagatacaCAAAAGTTTAATTAAGAATAGGGACATGACTTAAAATATTTAGGGGATCAAAACTAACTTAAATTGTTTAGAGaaactaaaagaaattgagatattaaaaaaaaataaaaaacataactAGTCCTAatttaaaggaaaatgttaaatggTGTTTTCGGAATACTAGTTAACAATATTAAGAAGAAAATTTGTCTTAAAACGTGTGAATTCGATACttttaaagtgtaaaaagttatggtttcaacattaattttattttaattttgatacactTAACAAATAAATGGAACACTTCTAATTTAAATAACTCATTTGGTAGATATCTCTAATTTAATATAGGAACTTCATCGTACCACATCAAATTTACTCAActcacaatattttttatccAAAGATGGATATATGATagcttaattatttttttgatcaGTTGATTGCAAAgacaattaattttacatttatatCGAATGGTGGCGTAAATAAGATACTatacattgttttttattttttggtcaggtTGCTTgatgactagaaatttcacttttaagatggataagtgagatgtccagagttcgaactccgatccctgcatatataatatgtgATGTCACTCaccaactgaattaaactcCCAAAGACTTATATGAAACGCTTTTTCATGTTGATGTTCTCCAATTGacataaaaattatgaaatggTAGCAAAGTGTTTGAAATTAAAGATATAGATCTAGTGTCTTgaagtaaaaataattataatttttttttaagaaaaaatgaataaaagtaaaatataaaaatattgaatttgccACTCTCAAGGTTATACATACcgtacattatttttttatttcttaaatgGTGTTTAGTGTTTcggacactagttagcattttttaaaaaaaatttaaaaaaatattaatataatagcTTATTATcaatattcttttattaaaaatacatTAACGTGACAACCAATTATtaataggacaaaacttaggtCAAGTATTATAGACCCTTTTGGTCTTGTTCTCCacttaaaatttgacacatcaaCATCTTAATTAAATGGAGAACAATTTGTTAAAAGCtgacatgaaaaaaaattgtaaatgttTCAAATTTTATGTGGAGAACATGACCAAAAGAATGTATGATACTTGACCTAATTTTACTccttattacattttttttattgaaaatgaaTGTTGAGGAGAAATCTTCATAGAATTGATCGGCATTGTACCAAAATTAGCAAGTATTCACTcagtctcaaaatataagcaaaagtgagtcaaacaaacttgaagtatttgattcaaaatttggaccaaatacattcacttttgttgactcatttttgcttatattttaggacggatgGAGTAAATTCAAACGAAAAAAAATCGACCAATGTGATACAAATAatcattatttttcaaatgaataaCATCATCTCCAAATCGAACATGTCTAGTTAGAATCCTCCTTATTTCCTATTCTTTCCATTTTcttcattattatatagttttgggatataaatgcaaaagtgtgacattaagtgggtcaaaatatcttttatacactctaaaacatttaaaaatttggtaatggaagaaattaaaaaaatagaaaatggagaggatcccaacTCCTATAATAGATGATAAAACCTCGCCTCAAAAAGTTTAACATTACTTATAACCTCTgattaaaatgaaaaagatcACTTACTATTTCATTCAAATACTTTTGGaccacaaaaataataatatggaattctctctgtcccaaaatataataaaaaattggtgaaataaatttgacatatttagtccaaatttttaatcaaatatatcaattttccttGATCAATTCTCCCATATACTTCATTTTGGGAAAGAGGGAGTATGTTTTGAGAAAGAGTATAAATtgatgtaacattttttttttgaacaaacaaaAATGGTATATATTAACATCAAAAGAGAGTCATGCCTAACACAAGGCGTGCCAGACAAAACCACAAAGTATTACAGTCCTCAAGTACACATTGAATTGAAAGTTCAGTCGATGCCCAAACATACAAACGGGCTCGACCACCACAAGTGGTTGTTTATGCCAAGAAAAACATTATTGGCCTTCAGCCACCAAAACGTTATAATTTAACTTTATCTAACATTTGCTGAATTGTTATGCTTGTTGTCTTGAAAACTCTATTATTCAGCTCGTGCCATAAGACCGAAACACAACACAACCACATAAGTTGTAGAAATGAGAGACGAACTCGCAACCCACCTGAACAATTAGTTAACTGCACAAAGTGATCCTGTAACATCTCTGCATCAGTCGATACAACACCTAACCAAGATCGAACCAGAGTCCACAAGGGTGTAAAAAACAGGACATGAAAGAAACAAGTGGTCAGTGATTTCTGGTGCACCACAACCATTCCCACAAAAGCGAGCATCATGATGAATGATATTACGCACCACCAAGTTGTCTTTAGTTGGGAGCCTGTTAGGCAGCAGCCGCCATGCCAGAACTGAGACTTTCAGGGGAACTTGTTTGTGCCATATTTGGTCGGAAGGAACCGTTGTAGTGACCACGTCCACTGTGGTAAGTGAAAAATACGCACCCTTCACCGAGTAACCACCACCAATATCATGTCGCCAAATCCATGAATCTGAAATGTTAGTTTGCAATACAATATCATAAAGTAGACTCGTGCACTTCCGAAACTTcaaggaaaaatattttattttacttttaatttttgtgaTTCATATGTGCCTAAAACTTGTGCCAAATAATTGTACATAAGCAAATGTatcttttatgtttttggtTACATAATACAGTAATATGGAATATACTAgtacttgtatattttttttctgactGAAATATTAATATACTAGTATATTGAGCCATGTTACATCAATAATTTGTcataacaaaaaatacattatatTATGGTCGGCACAATCTCATAATCTCAAAGTTACTACACAACCTTCAATCACAAATCATAACATTCTCCTTCTAATTGTATCAATAACAACATTTCATATATAAACCCCCCACACACTTTCCAAAACCACAGCACAAAAAAGCGCTTCCTCTTCTTCTCTTCCCaaagaagcagaagaagaaaaattaaaccaaaaaatggccaaagaaagagagaaaaagctCTTCACAACGCTTTTCGGAAGTTACGCCGCAGAACTTAAGCTTCTAATAACAACACTTCTTCTTCTATGTACCGTAGCTACTTTCCTTCAATTTATTCCTTCTCGTTTCACTATTTCAGCTTCCGATCTTCGCTTTTGTATTTCTAGAGTCACCCAAACAGCCCctaacaacacaaacacaaacataacCGTAACGGAAAAACTTAACTCCGTTACTTCATCCTTATCTTCCTCTCTTCCAAATCTCTCTCCACCGCCTCCACCGTCTCCACCGTTAGTTCCAACCGAACGTGTAACAGAAAACGGAATAATCAAACGCGTTTTTAACCCTTATGGTTCTGCAGCTTATAACTTCATCACCATGGGAGCTTATAGAGGTGGCTTAAACACTTTCGCCATTATTGGTATAGCTTCAAAACCACTTCATCTTTACAGTAAACCGACTTACGAATGTGAATGGATCTCCGGCGAAGTTCGCGGTGCCGGACAACCAATCACCACCGTAGGTTACAAGATCCTCCCTGACTGGGGCTACGGCCGTGTTTACACAGTCGTAATCGTAAACTGTACTTTCCCGGAGCCACTCAACGCCGACAACTCCGGCGGGAAGTTGATTCTCCACGCTTCAACTTCCGGTGGAGGTGACACAAGCTTAAACATCACAGACAAAATCGAAGTTCTCACAGAACAAAATGGAACGGTAGATTTTTCGATTTTTACTTCGAAACCTAAATATGAATATTTCTATTGTGGTTCATCTTTGTATGGGAATTTGAATCCACAAAGAGTTCGTGAATGGATAGCTTATCATGTGAAATTTTTCGGTCCGAATTCACATTTTGTTATACATGATGCTGGTGGTGttcatgaagaagtttatgagGTTTTGAAACCATGGATTGAACTTGGTTATGTTACATTGCAAGATATTAGAGATCAAGAAAGATTTGATGGGTATTATCATAATCAATTTATGGTTGTTAATGATTGTTTACATAGATATAAGTTTATGGCTAAGTGGATGTTCTTTTTTGATGTGGATGAATATATCTATGTTCCTCCAAAAAGTACTATTAAATCGGTTCTTGATTCGTTATCGGAGTACAATCAATTTACAATTGAACAAATGCCAATGAATAACAAGCTTTGTCTCACTGCTGATTATGGAAAAACTTATAGGTacattgttctttttttttttttttttttttttgaaccaataGGTACATTGTTcttaatctcttatattatggTTATTTTGTTTTGCTTAATGTTATTATGAAATTGATTGATGTAGATTATGAGGTGAATTTTTGTGTCGGTTATGGAATTTGATTGGTTAAACTTTTGTTAGATTTTGATTGGATCTGTTATGGAGTTTTGATTAATAAGCTGAATTGAATCTGTTTAACGGTTATGTGTGGGTGGTGGAATGAGCATTTACTTTGGTAGTTCAATTAAAGGATGAAAATTGATGTCATTGAGatttttttatgcttattttGCTAAGTTACTTAAATAAATGCTTATTTTACTAAGTTACTTAAATAATGTTGTAGATCTTGAGTGATtgaatattgttattttttcctAGCGTGGAGGGTGGAGTGATTGATTTGTGGTTGTGTATTATTGCATATTGCATACCACCTGTTTGAGTTTTGGTAATGGCCATTCTTTAGGACAGGTCTATGTGGGGTCTCTTTTGAACTTTGTTAGAACATAGTATGAATCTATGATATGATgatttatttcttatttattagcTGGACCATTCATTAACTATTTATAATTAGAAATTGGTcttgttttgttgatgtttttaaTGAGTTACCAAAATTTATAACTAGCCTTTAATTAATCATATAGTATTTCTTTATGTTGAATTTAGCTAAAGTTTATAGTACTAGTAGCATTTGTCTATATCTACATAATCTTAATTGTGGTAATTGAAAACAACATAGATAAAGTATGCTATGCTATGGTGCTAATTAGTGAtgattattttctattttcatatgGTTTTTCATTTAGGTTGATGTCGGTCTTATGTATTATAAACCGTTGCTTGCATGGTGGTCCACAAGTGAAAAAATCATAAAGCGTGTTgcatagagagatgatgattttcCTGAACtttcatacatatatacataatgattttgattttagatTAGGACTCTTTCCTTTGTCTACAAGTGAGGTTTGATCATGACAGATTTGTTTGGTGTGTACTCAAAgcctttaattaatattcataaataCTGTTTACAATGTTTACCGTCCTACACCAACTGTTAGATCTAGCTGTAATTCGGATCCGGCTCCCCTAATCACGGATTCTCCGCATTTACGCAGTCAGGACATCAATGGTCGTCTGATTGTTTATATTCAAGATTAGcatttttctttacaaaagataaattaaaatatgcaTTTTTTAAACCATCTGATCTTGATTGGACAACCATCAATGTTCCGACCCCATGAATGCAGGACTCCTTTCCTAACATTCCAACCCAATTTCATTGCCCAATTGTTAGATTTTAGTagttattaataatttttcttaCTATTAATAGTAtaatgttaattaaattatttttgtcatcATACCATAGAAAATAGGGGAAGGTTGTATTGAGTTGTGAAATGGAATGTCTTGTTGCCTTTACAGTTGGTATGAAAACAACAATTGCTAGTATAGTAGTACATTATTTGTGGCCatgttatgtttatttttttctcacATGGGTTTATGAATTTTCAGGAAATGGGGAATTGAGAAATTGGTGTATAAAGATGTTAAGAAAGGAATTAGAAGGGACAGAAAATATGCAGTGCAACCACGTAGCTTATTTGCAACTGGTGTTCACATGTCACAGAATTTAGATGGAAAAACAACTCACAAAACAGAAGGAAGGATAAAGTATTTTCATTATCATGGAACTATAGCTCAAAGAAGAGAATCATGTAAAATGTTTATAAATTCAACAGAAACTACATATGACAAAACACCTTATGAGTTGGATACAACTATGAGGGACATTGCTGGTGTGATCAAGAAATTTGAGCTCAAGATGATTGGAAACAGAGTACAGAAGACAAGGCTATGAGCCTATGACAGCTTCAaatcttttattcttttttataaactatataaatattataatgttttaacttttgtgGTAGAATAGAAATTTATTGAGCggttcttttttatatatatattttttattttgtgctGTATATTTTTACAGATGTGTATATGatcatgtttgtttttttaatatttattttcggtgttttatttatttttaattatattacacttttatatgtttgtttgtaaaaaataatgaacAAAGTTGAAGGCTTCAATAATGTTGTCGGTGTGGGGCTTTGAGGGTATACCCAATCTACAGTGGTTGCCATGTGGAGGAGGatgtcttttgttttttttctgaTGCTTTGCGGGCGTGCCTGCATcttttttaaatgtaaaaaaaaaaaaaagatagagatAAAAGA from Trifolium pratense cultivar HEN17-A07 linkage group LG5, ARS_RC_1.1, whole genome shotgun sequence encodes:
- the LOC123884335 gene encoding galactan beta-1,4-galactosyltransferase GALS3-like; amino-acid sequence: MAKEREKKLFTTLFGSYAAELKLLITTLLLLCTVATFLQFIPSRFTISASDLRFCISRVTQTAPNNTNTNITVTEKLNSVTSSLSSSLPNLSPPPPPSPPLVPTERVTENGIIKRVFNPYGSAAYNFITMGAYRGGLNTFAIIGIASKPLHLYSKPTYECEWISGEVRGAGQPITTVGYKILPDWGYGRVYTVVIVNCTFPEPLNADNSGGKLILHASTSGGGDTSLNITDKIEVLTEQNGTVDFSIFTSKPKYEYFYCGSSLYGNLNPQRVREWIAYHVKFFGPNSHFVIHDAGGVHEEVYEVLKPWIELGYVTLQDIRDQERFDGYYHNQFMVVNDCLHRYKFMAKWMFFFDVDEYIYVPPKSTIKSVLDSLSEYNQFTIEQMPMNNKLCLTADYGKTYRKWGIEKLVYKDVKKGIRRDRKYAVQPRSLFATGVHMSQNLDGKTTHKTEGRIKYFHYHGTIAQRRESCKMFINSTETTYDKTPYELDTTMRDIAGVIKKFELKMIGNRVQKTRL